The Penaeus chinensis breed Huanghai No. 1 unplaced genomic scaffold, ASM1920278v2 CTG_4712, whole genome shotgun sequence genome contains a region encoding:
- the LOC125024781 gene encoding zinc finger protein 570-like, whose amino-acid sequence ANLVSHMKLHTQEKPYNCEICNKAFSQRNRLGSHMRVHTKEKPHSCDICDKAFSHKSSLEIHRRIHRKEKPYSCEICSKAFYAKSHVVRHMRVHTKEKPYSCEICSKAFSQKSKLGRHMRMHRKEKPDLQ is encoded by the coding sequence AGCTAATTTAGTGAGTCACATGAAGTTACATACACAAGAGAAGCCATACAACTGCGAGATTTGTAACAAGGCTTTTTCGCAGAGAAATCGTCTAGGGAGTCACATGAGAGTCCACACAAAAGAGAAGCCGCACAGCTGTGACATTTGCGACAAAGCCTTTTCACACAAAAGTAGTCTAGAGATCCATAGGAGAATACATAGAAAGGAGAAGCCCTACAGCTGTGAGATCTGCAGCAAGGCCTTCTATGCGAAAAGTCATGTAGTAaggcacatgagagtacatacaaaagaGAAGCCATACAGCTGTGAGATCTGCAGTAAAGCCTTCTCTCAGAAAAGTAAACTAGGAAGGCATATGAGAATGCATAGAAAGGAGAAGCCAGATTTGCAATAA
- the LOC125024782 gene encoding gastrula zinc finger protein XlCGF57.1-like — protein MASAPLGSGVDVKEEPGEDACLEIKEEPLDDAEEARNEGRDAKAMEEGRFPDLRDPRHGAEDAWNGARDRKGALEVPFGAEDRGKTCSPDGVRATCEGRLQEEETRPGVESESDPFRDVGVHTNEKPYRCEICRKAFPYKSAFLNHMIMHTNEKPYCCELCNKAFSRKHNLTKHKRMHMKGESYSCEICNKAFTERGHLATHIRVHTNEKPFRCEICNKAFSYKSSFLDHMIMHTEEKPHNCEVCNKAFARKYGLARHMRVHTKRKSYTCKICNTTFSERGQLAAHIGAHRKEKPYRCEICSSSFSWKQNLVKHIRVHTEEKPFSCVICNNAFLKRGHLVTHMQAHRREKSHSCEICNKNFSHKTSLVSHMRVHTKEKPFSCEICNKSFSHRTGLRSHLRLHTKEKPFICEICDKAFSQKNNLVSHMRVHTKEKPYSCEICGKAFAHKNSLVSHVRVHTKEEPYRCEICDRPFSQKNNLVTHMRVHTKEKPYSCEICDKAFAHRISLVIHRRVHTKEEPHS, from the coding sequence ATGGCTTCGGCTCCACTCGGCTCAGGAGTCGACGTCAAGGAAGAGCCGGGCGAAGACGCTTGCCTGGAGATCAAGGAGGAACCCCTTGATGATGCAGAAGAGGCGAGGAACGAGGGGCGTGACGCGAAGGCGATGGAAGAAGGCCGTTTTCCCGACCTCCGCGATCCGAGACACGGAGCAGAAGACGCGTGGAACGGGGCTCGGGACCGTAAGGGCGCGTTGGAAGTGCCGTTCGGGGCCGAGGACCGTGGGAAGACGTGCTCGCCTGACGGGGTTCGGGCGACGTGCGAGGGGAGACTGCAGGAGGAAGAGACACGGCCAGGAGTGGAGTCGGAAAGCGATCCATTCAGGGACGTTGGTGTACATACAAATGAGAAGCCCTACAGATGCGAGATTTGTAGGAAGGCCTTCCCTTATAAATCTGCTTTTTTGAACCACATGATAATGCATACTAATGAGAAGCCCTATTGCTGTGAACTTTGCAACAAGGCCTTCTCACGGAAACATAACCTGACGAAGCACAAGAGAATGCACATGAAGGGCGAGTCATACAGCTGCGAGATCTGCAACAAGGCTTTTACCGAGAGAGGTCATCTTGCAACGCACATCAGAGTGCATACAAACGAGAAGCCATTCCGCTGCGAGATCTGCAACAAGGCTTTCTCGTATAAGTCAAGTTTTTTAGACCACATGATAATGCATACAGAGGAGAAGCCACACAACTGCGAGGTCTGCAACAAGGCCTTCGCGCGGAAATATGGTCTGGCGAGGCACATGAGGGTTCATACAAAGAGGAAGTCGTATACCTGCAAGATTTGCAACACGACCTTTTCCGAGAGAGGTCAGCTTGCGGCGCATATTGGAGCACATAGAAAGGAGAAGCCCTACAGATGTGAGATTTGCAGCAGTTCCTTCTCATGGAAACAGAATCTAGTGAAGCACATCAGAGTACATACAGaggagaagccattcagctgCGTGATTTGCAATAATGCCTTTCTCAAACGAGGTCATCTCGTGACGCACATGCAAGCTCACAGAAGGGAAAAGTCGcacagctgtgagatttgcaacAAGAACTTTTCGCATAAAACCAGTTTAGTGAGTCACATGAGAgtgcatacaaaggagaagccattcagctgtgagatttgcaacAAGAGCTTTTCACATAGAACGGGTCTTAGGAGTCATCTGAGATTACATACAAAGGAAAAGCCCTTCATCTGTGAGATTTGTGACAAGGCTTTTTCACAGAAAAATAATCTAGTGAGTCACATGAGAGTACACACTAAGGAGAAGCCGTACAGCTGTGAGATTTGCGGCAAAGCCTTTGCGCACAAAAACAGTCTGGTGAGTCATGTGAGGGTGCATACAAAAGAGGAGCCATACAGGTGTGAGATTTGTGATAGGCCTTTTTCACAGAAAAATAATCTAGTAActcacatgagagtacatacaaaggaaaagCCGTACAGCTGTGAGATTTGCGACAAGGCCTTCGCGCATAGAATTAGCCTAGTAATCCACAGGAGAGTGCATACAAAGGAGGAGCCACACAGCTGA